A single Roseomonas gilardii DNA region contains:
- a CDS encoding ABC transporter substrate-binding protein: MTFTLGRRKALALPLATLAAPLAAPRIARAAETEITVHYAQPFIYKDSYDAIMAEFAKREPGIKVNFINTPNYEEGAQLLLRQAGTGQLPDLSYQGFNRLRVFAERGIAQDLTPLLREEGDPAKAGYTPNMLALGQFGGIQAGLAYAASNPVTYYNADLVRRAGGDPDNFPKDWNGVLELAGKIHRLGDGIEGMWYTWNGDDWMFSALLFGAGGRMLTPDERDVAFGGPEGLNALRLIDRMVKEGGMPNLTAAAARQAFGAGKLGMIFQTTALVRGTVAAAGENFTLRTTEMPVIDAQKGRLPTGGAAGMLTAKDPAKRAAAWKFLRFSTSPEGQAMMVKNTGYLPCNQIAIDDPQYLAAFYKANPLFVPAVRQIPISVPWYAFPGSNSVRVTQTMVDNIARVVEQKATPEQVLPDMVAEVRRLLPRKG, from the coding sequence CGCTCGCCACCCTGGCCGCTCCTCTTGCCGCGCCGCGCATCGCCCGCGCCGCGGAGACGGAGATCACCGTCCACTACGCCCAGCCCTTCATCTACAAGGACAGCTACGACGCGATCATGGCCGAGTTCGCGAAGCGCGAGCCGGGCATCAAGGTCAACTTCATCAACACCCCCAACTACGAGGAAGGCGCGCAGCTCCTGCTGCGCCAGGCCGGCACCGGGCAGCTCCCGGACCTCAGCTACCAGGGCTTCAACCGCCTGCGCGTCTTCGCCGAGCGCGGCATCGCCCAGGACCTGACGCCGCTGCTGCGGGAGGAAGGCGACCCGGCCAAGGCGGGCTACACGCCCAACATGCTGGCGCTGGGCCAGTTCGGCGGCATCCAGGCGGGGCTGGCCTATGCCGCCTCCAATCCGGTGACCTATTACAACGCTGATCTGGTGCGCCGGGCCGGCGGCGATCCCGACAACTTCCCGAAGGACTGGAACGGCGTCCTGGAGCTGGCCGGCAAGATCCACCGCCTCGGCGATGGCATCGAGGGCATGTGGTACACCTGGAACGGCGATGACTGGATGTTCTCCGCCCTGCTCTTCGGCGCCGGCGGGCGGATGCTGACGCCGGATGAGCGCGACGTGGCCTTCGGCGGGCCGGAAGGGCTGAACGCGCTGCGCCTGATCGACCGGATGGTGAAGGAGGGCGGCATGCCGAACCTCACCGCCGCCGCGGCGCGCCAGGCCTTCGGCGCGGGCAAGCTCGGCATGATCTTCCAGACCACGGCGCTGGTGCGCGGCACGGTCGCCGCGGCGGGCGAGAACTTCACGCTGCGCACCACGGAGATGCCGGTGATCGACGCGCAGAAGGGCCGCCTGCCGACCGGTGGCGCCGCCGGCATGTTGACCGCGAAGGACCCGGCGAAGCGCGCCGCCGCCTGGAAGTTCCTGCGCTTCTCCACCAGCCCGGAGGGGCAGGCGATGATGGTGAAGAACACCGGCTACCTGCCCTGCAACCAGATCGCGATCGACGACCCACAGTATCTGGCGGCCTTCTACAAGGCGAACCCGCTCTTCGTGCCGGCGGTGCGCCAGATCCCGATCTCCGTGCCCTGGTACGCCTTCCCCGGCAGCAACAGCGTGCGCGTGACCCAGACGATGGTGGACAACATCGCCCGGGTGGTGGAACAGAAGGCGACACCGGAGCAGGTCCTCCCGGACATGGTGGCCGAAGTGCGCCGCCTGCTGCCGCGGAAGGGCTGA
- a CDS encoding metallophosphoesterase family protein — protein sequence MVFRLAQISDTHLSPRHPVFDRNHAVVAERLRADRPDLVVHTGDISAHGELGGEAGQAELEHAFARHQEMGLDWLAIPGNHDVGNDPAIARRDGADAERVGRWNGIFGADRFLRDVPGWRLIGLDTLITATEMAEEQFDFLQDALSGAQGRSIAIFLHKPLCEQALDEAGRSYWHVLEAPRRRMVEMFRVHPPAFVASGHVHQWRDRGLCEGIRQIWAPAVAFHVGDDWADGKPFGEKVQGYVMHALHPDGRHEYELVRPEGIQRHDIGRMPDIYGQLQPAE from the coding sequence ATGGTGTTCCGTCTCGCGCAGATCAGCGACACGCATCTTTCCCCGCGCCATCCCGTCTTCGACCGCAACCATGCGGTGGTGGCGGAGCGGCTGCGGGCCGACCGGCCGGATCTCGTGGTCCATACGGGCGACATCTCCGCGCATGGCGAGCTGGGCGGGGAGGCCGGGCAGGCGGAGCTGGAGCATGCCTTCGCCCGGCACCAGGAGATGGGGCTCGACTGGCTGGCCATCCCCGGCAACCACGATGTGGGCAACGACCCGGCCATCGCCAGGCGCGACGGCGCGGATGCCGAGCGCGTCGGGCGCTGGAACGGCATCTTCGGCGCCGACCGCTTCCTGCGCGACGTGCCGGGCTGGCGGCTGATCGGGCTGGACACCCTCATCACCGCGACGGAGATGGCCGAGGAGCAGTTCGACTTCCTGCAGGATGCCCTGTCGGGGGCGCAGGGGCGCAGCATCGCGATCTTCCTGCACAAGCCGCTCTGCGAACAGGCACTGGACGAGGCGGGCCGCAGCTACTGGCATGTGCTGGAGGCGCCGCGCCGCCGGATGGTGGAGATGTTCCGGGTGCATCCCCCGGCTTTCGTTGCCTCCGGTCATGTGCACCAGTGGCGCGACCGTGGCCTCTGCGAGGGAATCCGGCAGATCTGGGCCCCGGCGGTTGCCTTCCATGTCGGCGATGACTGGGCCGACGGCAAACCGTTCGGCGAGAAGGTGCAGGGCTATGTGATGCACGCCCTGCATCCGGATGGCCGGCACGAGTATGAGCTGGTCCGTCCGGAAGGCATCCAGCGGCACGATATCGGCCGCATGCCGGACATCTACGGCCAGTTGCAGCCGGCCGAATGA
- a CDS encoding ABC transporter substrate-binding protein, producing the protein MHRPGESAHDIPSDPSRHAPCPRGAGRGAAIPARAADLRIGTQNVPTLDPHFLLLDSNIAYNQHIYGALTDTDEHGKLRPDLATSWTSDGRNTWRFNLRKGVTFHDGTPFTADDVVFSLDRVPNVPNNPSPYSGQLLGVTKILKVDDHTVDIVTDGFVPLLPAQIAKLSILSKKAMEGRSTEDLNQGRAAIGTGPYQVVQVQGKERIQLRRFEGYWGQKPDWERVEFRILPSDGARSAALLSGDVDLIEFVPLQDAARLAKTPGIVVHSGNSARVMYLGVNVDPKLEVPGGRSPMQDPKVREAISLAMNRQGLVRSTLEGYGRVATQVGVPGMLGYLDDVQADPFRPDDARKVLAEAGYPDGFATSLVCPNGRYVADAQTCQAIGQMLARIGIKASVETMPASVFFSRIKTGSNPAPLFLTAWSNVMGDAGYTLNNLYHSFDREAKMGSTNRSGYSDAETDRLIDAALREPDAARRLELLKSANRRGLEARVLLPLFSAPVVLASKASIRYDVGDSGSSEMTSAMRAHPLR; encoded by the coding sequence GTGCACCGCCCAGGGGAATCCGCGCATGACATCCCGTCCGATCCGTCTCGCCATGCTCCTTGCCCTCGGGGTGCTGGCCGGGGGGCCGCCATCCCCGCGCGGGCTGCGGACCTGCGGATCGGGACGCAGAACGTCCCCACGCTCGATCCGCATTTCCTGCTGCTCGATTCGAACATCGCCTACAACCAGCACATCTACGGTGCGCTCACCGACACCGATGAGCATGGCAAGCTCCGCCCGGACCTGGCGACCTCCTGGACATCGGACGGCAGGAACACCTGGCGCTTCAACCTCCGGAAGGGCGTGACCTTCCACGACGGCACGCCCTTCACCGCGGATGACGTGGTGTTCAGCCTCGACCGGGTGCCGAACGTGCCCAACAACCCGTCACCCTACAGCGGACAGTTGCTGGGGGTGACGAAGATCCTGAAGGTGGACGACCACACGGTCGATATCGTCACGGACGGCTTCGTGCCGTTGCTCCCCGCGCAGATCGCCAAGCTCTCGATCCTGTCGAAGAAGGCGATGGAAGGGCGTTCGACGGAAGACCTGAACCAGGGTCGCGCGGCGATCGGCACCGGCCCGTACCAGGTGGTCCAGGTGCAGGGCAAGGAACGCATCCAGCTCCGGCGCTTCGAGGGCTACTGGGGCCAGAAGCCGGATTGGGAGCGGGTGGAGTTCCGCATCCTGCCCAGCGACGGCGCCCGCAGCGCCGCCCTGCTGTCCGGCGATGTCGATCTGATCGAGTTCGTCCCGCTGCAGGACGCGGCGCGGCTGGCCAAGACGCCGGGCATCGTGGTGCATAGCGGGAACTCGGCGCGGGTCATGTATCTGGGCGTCAATGTCGATCCGAAGCTCGAAGTGCCAGGCGGACGCAGCCCGATGCAGGACCCGAAGGTGCGGGAGGCCATCTCGCTGGCGATGAACCGGCAGGGACTGGTGCGGAGCACGCTGGAAGGATACGGGCGCGTCGCGACTCAGGTCGGGGTTCCGGGCATGCTCGGCTATCTCGACGACGTGCAGGCCGACCCCTTCCGGCCCGACGATGCCCGCAAGGTTCTGGCCGAGGCGGGCTATCCCGACGGCTTCGCGACCAGCCTCGTCTGTCCCAACGGCCGCTATGTCGCCGATGCCCAGACCTGCCAGGCCATCGGCCAGATGCTCGCCCGCATCGGCATCAAGGCCAGTGTCGAGACCATGCCGGCTTCCGTCTTCTTCAGCCGGATCAAGACAGGATCGAACCCGGCGCCACTGTTCCTGACGGCCTGGAGCAACGTCATGGGCGATGCGGGCTATACGCTGAACAACCTGTATCACAGCTTCGACCGCGAGGCGAAGATGGGCAGCACCAACCGCTCCGGCTACTCCGACGCCGAGACGGACCGGCTGATCGATGCCGCCCTGCGCGAGCCGGATGCGGCACGGCGCCTCGAACTCCTGAAATCAGCCAACCGGCGCGGGCTGGAGGCGCGCGTTCTGCTGCCGCTGTTCTCGGCGCCGGTCGTGCTCGCCTCCAAGGCCAGCATCCGCTACGACGTCGGCGACAGCGGCAGTTCCGAGATGACCTCGGCGATGCGGGCGCATCCGCTCCGCTGA
- a CDS encoding LysR substrate-binding domain-containing protein has product MTSRELEIFHAIMSSRSLTEAAASLGISQPALSKALKRLEDRLRMPLFRRIKGRLHPTLEAENLFPESARLMQEIARFGRSATELRDGEAGLLRIAASASLGISVVPLAVAEFARAFPKVKIVSHFVPATTAAELVVGNHVDVGLCLSPVSNPGSVTQSLATVPMVCAIHPDHPLAASPAIRPRDLMGERLISFSSGTYFGQLLDDAFAKDGMERHTAIELITAIQAPALVLQGAGVALVDRYMEGSGFPGIVWRPFVPQVLLPVNVITSTMRPTSRLANRFLERLTAALEAHRVRQAGGPAHPGTGTSSRGRA; this is encoded by the coding sequence ATGACGTCGCGCGAGCTGGAAATCTTCCATGCCATTATGTCTTCCCGCTCGCTCACCGAGGCGGCAGCCTCACTGGGGATTTCCCAGCCGGCACTGAGCAAGGCGCTGAAGCGGCTGGAGGACCGGCTCCGCATGCCGCTGTTCCGCCGCATCAAGGGGAGGCTGCATCCCACGCTCGAAGCGGAGAACCTGTTCCCGGAAAGCGCGCGCCTCATGCAGGAGATCGCCCGCTTCGGACGCTCCGCGACGGAGCTTCGGGACGGCGAGGCCGGGCTGCTGCGTATCGCGGCCTCGGCCTCGCTGGGAATCTCGGTCGTTCCGCTGGCCGTGGCGGAGTTCGCCCGGGCCTTCCCGAAGGTGAAGATCGTGTCCCACTTCGTGCCGGCCACCACGGCGGCGGAGCTCGTGGTGGGCAACCATGTCGATGTCGGGCTGTGCCTTTCGCCGGTCAGCAATCCCGGCAGCGTGACGCAGAGCCTCGCCACGGTCCCCATGGTCTGCGCCATCCATCCCGATCATCCGCTGGCGGCCAGCCCGGCGATCCGGCCACGCGACCTGATGGGGGAGAGGCTGATCTCCTTCAGCTCCGGCACCTATTTCGGCCAGTTGCTGGACGATGCCTTCGCGAAGGACGGGATGGAGCGCCATACCGCCATCGAGCTGATCACGGCGATCCAGGCCCCGGCCCTGGTCCTGCAAGGCGCCGGCGTCGCGCTCGTCGATCGCTACATGGAGGGCAGTGGCTTTCCCGGCATCGTCTGGCGCCCTTTCGTGCCGCAGGTCCTGCTGCCGGTGAATGTCATCACCTCGACCATGCGGCCGACCTCACGCCTCGCCAACCGGTTCCTGGAACGACTGACCGCGGCGCTGGAGGCACATCGGGTCAGGCAGGCCGGCGGTCCCGCGCATCCTGGAACTGGTACCAGCTCCCGAGGGCGGGCATGA
- a CDS encoding NAD(P)/FAD-dependent oxidoreductase gives MDIFAEGFSTDPWWWQGFRPPEAGGEDLPTRVGTLVIGAGYAGTACALRLAEAGEEVLVLEAGALGQGASTRSGGQVSGGVNVGKGASGRPVPAHRKAALLRDAAAGFTLFETLLERHQIRCGYHRTGRVNGLWSPAHAAGWRARLPELNEHALSEARLIDRDETAGRLGTSFYHGGVLIGRAGHVQPAEFYGGLLNAARQAGARFIGMTPVRAVTRLAGGFGVDTARGTVRADRVVFATNAYTGSTARGVAPDLRRGLVPVTTHMIATERLPEDLARSILPADHGVSETRRVISHYRLSPDGRHLLFGGRASFFPLKERRTAAMLYRAMVARFPRLNGVRITHSWGGRVAMTLDRLPHIGGGEGRYFVAGCQGSGVTMMTYLGHSLAGKILSGGEAPVNAYDDGLPPQHPLYDGTPWFMPALGSWYQFQDARDRRPA, from the coding sequence ATGGACATCTTCGCCGAGGGCTTCTCCACCGACCCCTGGTGGTGGCAGGGCTTCCGCCCGCCCGAGGCCGGTGGGGAGGACCTGCCCACCCGCGTGGGCACGCTGGTGATCGGCGCCGGCTATGCCGGCACCGCCTGCGCCCTGCGCCTGGCGGAAGCGGGCGAGGAGGTCCTGGTCCTGGAGGCCGGGGCGCTGGGGCAGGGGGCCAGCACGCGATCGGGCGGGCAGGTCTCGGGCGGCGTGAATGTCGGCAAGGGGGCCTCGGGCCGCCCGGTGCCGGCGCATCGCAAGGCGGCCCTGCTGCGCGACGCCGCGGCGGGCTTCACCCTCTTCGAGACCCTGCTGGAACGGCACCAGATCCGCTGCGGCTACCACCGCACGGGGCGGGTCAACGGGCTGTGGTCCCCGGCCCATGCCGCGGGCTGGCGGGCAAGGCTGCCGGAGCTGAACGAGCATGCCCTGTCCGAGGCACGGCTGATCGACCGCGACGAGACGGCGGGCCGGCTCGGGACCTCCTTCTACCACGGCGGCGTGCTGATCGGCCGGGCGGGGCATGTCCAGCCGGCGGAATTCTATGGCGGCCTCCTGAATGCCGCTCGGCAGGCCGGGGCGCGCTTCATCGGCATGACACCGGTCCGCGCCGTCACGCGGCTGGCGGGCGGCTTCGGCGTGGACACCGCGCGCGGCACGGTGCGGGCGGATCGCGTGGTCTTCGCCACCAATGCCTATACCGGCAGCACGGCGCGCGGCGTCGCACCGGACCTGCGGCGCGGGCTGGTGCCGGTCACCACCCATATGATCGCGACGGAGAGGCTGCCGGAGGATCTGGCGCGCTCGATCCTGCCCGCCGATCACGGGGTGTCGGAGACGCGGCGGGTGATCAGCCACTACCGCCTCTCCCCGGACGGGCGCCATCTGCTCTTCGGCGGGCGGGCCAGCTTCTTCCCGCTGAAGGAGCGCCGCACGGCCGCGATGCTGTACCGTGCCATGGTGGCGCGCTTCCCGCGGCTGAACGGGGTGCGGATCACCCATAGCTGGGGCGGGCGCGTGGCGATGACGCTGGACCGTCTGCCGCATATCGGCGGCGGGGAGGGGCGGTATTTCGTGGCCGGCTGCCAGGGCAGCGGCGTGACCATGATGACCTATCTGGGCCACAGCCTCGCCGGGAAGATCCTGTCCGGCGGCGAGGCGCCGGTGAACGCCTATGACGACGGCCTGCCGCCGCAGCATCCGCTGTATGATGGCACGCCCTGGTTCATGCCCGCCCTCGGGAGCTGGTACCAGTTCCAGGATGCGCGGGACCGCCGGCCTGCCTGA
- a CDS encoding hydantoinase B/oxoprolinase family protein has protein sequence MRTNPVMLQVLRNHARAAAESMATTLYRTAHSTFVKETEDFTIQLLDASGKSCAVPIDLGATWYPGLDYEGALGLVPGGYEPGDIAMTNDPYSGNLATHSPDIVMWKPVFHEGRIIAFAGGHIHNVDVGGAVPASLSRTLTEVHQEGIRIPPSKLYRAGVLDEGLVRVMLANVRVPDQNWGDLKALVAAVNTGERRVLDLVRRFGVETVVDGLADLLDYAEAQARAVLAGIPDGEYDFTEYADEDAAGGNPLRLCLKLTIRGDSALMDFSGTDPQTLSSLNVPTGGHPRHSLLLVGAYYVLSALHPGITLNFGTTRAFTCHVPEGSVLNPRFPAAVGMRSLTCGRLRSLIYGAFVQAAPERLPAAPAGATCIVNMAAEDPRTGRRSISAIQPIVGGGGGMPHRDGTDGAGADAAYLKNSPVEITEAEAPVRILRYGLMPDTGGPGAHRGGMAQVMEFRTTAPDAFVTARNRDRSLFQPWGVGGGQPGSAGSFTLNPGTEREQELGNTDALRLTAGDTLRIVSPAGGGRGDPFTRDPAAVLRDVRAGLVTVEGARRDYGVAILGNVVDEAATAALRDGAATPPAFTPGRFRTEHEARWTTAAYAAMHELLATLPPSWRAPMKGTLFAAVRAAPEQPAEEVIRRTFATQTAQQG, from the coding sequence ATGCGCACCAACCCCGTGATGCTGCAGGTCCTGCGCAACCATGCCCGGGCGGCGGCGGAGAGCATGGCCACGACGCTCTACCGCACCGCCCATTCCACCTTCGTCAAGGAGACGGAGGACTTCACCATCCAGCTCCTGGACGCCAGCGGGAAGTCCTGCGCCGTGCCGATCGATCTCGGCGCCACCTGGTATCCCGGCCTGGACTACGAGGGCGCGCTGGGGCTGGTGCCGGGCGGCTACGAGCCCGGCGACATCGCCATGACGAACGACCCCTATTCGGGCAACCTGGCGACGCATTCGCCGGACATCGTCATGTGGAAGCCGGTCTTCCACGAAGGGCGGATCATCGCCTTCGCCGGCGGCCATATCCACAATGTCGATGTCGGCGGCGCGGTCCCGGCCAGCCTGTCGCGCACGCTGACGGAGGTGCACCAGGAAGGCATCCGCATCCCGCCCTCCAAGCTCTACCGCGCCGGCGTGCTGGATGAGGGGCTGGTGCGGGTGATGCTGGCCAATGTGCGCGTCCCGGACCAGAACTGGGGCGACCTGAAGGCCCTGGTGGCCGCCGTGAATACGGGGGAGCGCCGGGTGCTGGACCTCGTGCGCCGCTTCGGCGTCGAAACGGTGGTGGACGGGCTGGCGGACCTGCTGGACTATGCCGAGGCCCAGGCCCGCGCTGTGCTCGCCGGCATCCCGGATGGCGAGTACGACTTCACGGAATACGCCGACGAGGACGCCGCGGGCGGCAACCCGCTCCGGCTCTGCCTGAAGCTCACCATCCGGGGCGATTCGGCGCTGATGGACTTCAGCGGCACCGACCCGCAGACGCTCTCCTCCCTGAACGTGCCCACGGGCGGGCATCCGCGGCATTCGCTGCTGCTGGTCGGGGCCTACTACGTCCTGTCCGCCCTGCATCCGGGGATCACGCTGAACTTCGGCACCACCCGGGCCTTCACCTGCCACGTGCCGGAGGGCAGCGTGCTGAACCCGCGCTTCCCGGCAGCGGTGGGCATGCGCTCGCTCACCTGCGGGCGGCTGCGCAGCCTGATCTACGGCGCCTTCGTGCAGGCGGCGCCGGAGCGGCTGCCGGCGGCGCCGGCCGGGGCCACCTGCATCGTCAACATGGCGGCGGAGGACCCGCGCACGGGGCGGCGCAGCATCTCCGCCATCCAGCCCATCGTCGGCGGCGGCGGCGGGATGCCGCACCGGGACGGCACGGACGGGGCCGGGGCGGATGCCGCCTATCTCAAGAACAGCCCGGTCGAGATCACCGAGGCCGAGGCCCCCGTCCGCATCCTGCGCTATGGCCTGATGCCGGATACGGGCGGGCCGGGTGCGCACCGGGGCGGCATGGCGCAGGTGATGGAGTTCCGCACCACCGCGCCGGATGCCTTCGTCACCGCCCGGAACCGCGACCGCAGCCTGTTCCAGCCCTGGGGCGTCGGCGGCGGCCAGCCGGGCAGCGCCGGCAGCTTCACCCTGAATCCGGGGACGGAGCGGGAGCAGGAGCTGGGCAACACCGATGCTCTGCGCCTGACAGCGGGCGACACGCTGCGCATCGTCTCCCCCGCTGGAGGCGGCCGGGGCGATCCCTTTACCCGCGACCCGGCGGCCGTGCTGCGCGACGTGCGGGCCGGGCTGGTGACGGTTGAGGGCGCGCGCCGGGATTACGGCGTGGCGATCCTGGGGAATGTGGTGGACGAGGCCGCCACCGCCGCCCTGCGGGACGGGGCCGCGACACCCCCGGCCTTCACGCCCGGGCGGTTCCGGACGGAGCACGAGGCGCGCTGGACGACCGCCGCCTATGCGGCCATGCACGAGCTGCTGGCAACCCTGCCGCCGAGCTGGCGGGCCCCCATGAAGGGCACGCTCTTCGCCGCCGTCCGCGCGGCACCGGAACAGCCGGCCGAGGAGGTCATCCGCAGGACCTTCGCCACCCAGACGGCACAGCAGGGCTAG
- a CDS encoding hydantoinase/oxoprolinase family protein, with translation MPVLVGVDIGGTFADFVALDPGDGRMATLKVLTTPDNPGQDVAAGLRRLAEEGMDLGAVERFVHGTTVGVNTIIQRRGARLALFTTAGFTDMLELARLRMADPYSLFCERPAPLIPREHVFGIGERMSADGRPLHVPAEDEVAAALKAARRIGCDGVVVSFLHAWRNPAHEEQVAGLIARLEPGMTVFRGSEVWPAIREYERTTTAVLNAYVHPRISRYLDRVAGELSEAGIPAPLLLTTSAGGTMTATAGRRDCVGMLLSGTASGVVGAGVVAKAAGEAAVLTLDIGGTSADIALLEDGRPSFATGHAIGEFPLAITTVAVTSSGQGGGSMVSVDAQGVLQVGPESAGSTPGPACFGRGGTRMTVTDAALLCGILGHGALGFGAIAPDAALAGEVARPLAERLGLDVATLSEGVLSVAISGMLVPIEQLLARAGMHASELTLMPFGGAGPMLGALTAEAAGIARVLVPAAPGTLCALGALAAAIRRDTMRTVLLPLEDASWPEMRAMLEELSAEASAAVEGMAGPGETTVIRAADLRYRGQSFELTVPLEAGTDAAGLARLFHAAHEKNFGHAEEAAPVQVVSLRASASRAAPPIAMPRAEAVPHAAPPQGRTRLFIGGQWREAALFERDGLDPGAAFQGPAIVTQADSTILVPPGWRAEADGWRNIVMHRDAREQG, from the coding sequence ATGCCGGTTCTGGTCGGGGTGGATATCGGCGGCACATTCGCCGACTTCGTGGCATTGGATCCGGGCGATGGCCGCATGGCGACGCTCAAGGTCCTGACCACCCCGGACAATCCCGGCCAGGATGTCGCGGCGGGGCTGCGGCGCCTCGCGGAGGAGGGGATGGACCTCGGGGCCGTGGAGCGCTTCGTCCATGGCACGACCGTAGGGGTGAACACCATCATCCAGCGGCGCGGCGCCCGGCTCGCCCTCTTCACCACGGCGGGCTTCACCGACATGCTGGAACTGGCGCGCCTGCGCATGGCGGACCCGTACAGCCTGTTCTGCGAACGCCCGGCGCCGCTGATCCCGCGCGAGCACGTCTTCGGCATCGGCGAGCGCATGAGCGCCGATGGCAGGCCACTGCACGTCCCGGCCGAGGACGAGGTGGCCGCCGCGCTGAAGGCCGCGCGGCGGATCGGCTGCGACGGGGTCGTCGTCTCCTTCCTGCATGCCTGGCGCAATCCCGCGCATGAGGAGCAGGTCGCCGGGCTCATCGCCCGGCTGGAACCCGGGATGACGGTCTTCCGGGGCAGCGAGGTCTGGCCCGCGATCCGGGAATACGAGCGCACCACCACGGCGGTGCTGAACGCCTATGTGCATCCCCGCATCTCCCGCTACCTGGACCGCGTGGCGGGAGAGCTGTCGGAGGCCGGCATCCCCGCGCCGCTGCTCCTTACCACCTCCGCGGGCGGCACGATGACGGCCACGGCCGGGCGGCGGGACTGCGTGGGCATGCTGCTCTCCGGCACGGCCTCCGGCGTGGTGGGGGCGGGTGTCGTCGCGAAGGCCGCCGGCGAGGCGGCGGTGCTGACACTCGATATCGGCGGCACCAGCGCGGACATCGCGCTGCTGGAGGACGGGCGGCCCTCCTTCGCCACGGGCCATGCGATCGGCGAGTTCCCGCTCGCCATCACCACGGTTGCCGTCACCTCCTCCGGCCAGGGCGGTGGCTCCATGGTCTCCGTGGATGCGCAGGGCGTGCTGCAGGTCGGCCCCGAGAGTGCCGGCTCGACGCCCGGCCCGGCCTGCTTCGGGCGGGGCGGCACGCGCATGACGGTGACGGACGCGGCGCTCCTCTGCGGCATCCTCGGGCACGGGGCGCTGGGCTTCGGCGCGATCGCCCCGGATGCCGCGCTCGCCGGGGAGGTGGCGCGCCCCCTCGCCGAGCGCCTGGGCCTGGATGTCGCGACCCTGTCGGAAGGCGTGCTGAGCGTCGCGATCAGCGGCATGCTGGTGCCGATCGAGCAGTTGCTGGCCCGCGCCGGCATGCATGCCAGCGAGCTGACGCTGATGCCCTTCGGCGGCGCCGGGCCGATGCTGGGCGCCCTGACCGCCGAGGCGGCCGGGATCGCGCGCGTGCTGGTCCCCGCGGCGCCGGGCACGCTCTGCGCCCTGGGCGCGCTGGCGGCCGCGATCCGGCGGGATACGATGCGGACGGTCCTGCTGCCGCTGGAGGACGCGTCCTGGCCGGAGATGCGGGCCATGCTGGAGGAACTGTCCGCCGAGGCCTCGGCCGCCGTCGAGGGCATGGCCGGCCCGGGCGAGACCACGGTGATCCGCGCCGCCGACCTGCGCTACCGGGGGCAGTCCTTCGAGCTGACCGTGCCGCTGGAAGCCGGGACGGATGCCGCCGGGCTGGCCCGGCTCTTCCACGCGGCGCACGAGAAGAATTTCGGCCATGCCGAGGAGGCCGCCCCGGTGCAGGTGGTCAGCCTGCGGGCCTCCGCCTCCCGCGCCGCGCCGCCGATCGCCATGCCCAGGGCCGAGGCGGTGCCGCATGCGGCGCCGCCGCAGGGGCGGACCCGGCTCTTCATCGGCGGGCAATGGCGGGAGGCCGCGCTGTTCGAGCGCGACGGCCTGGACCCCGGTGCCGCTTTCCAGGGTCCGGCCATCGTCACCCAGGCCGATTCCACCATCCTGGTCCCGCCCGGCTGGCGGGCCGAGGCCGACGGATGGCGGAATATCGTCATGCACCGCGATGCGAGGGAGCAGGGCTGA